In Acidithiobacillus caldus ATCC 51756, one genomic interval encodes:
- a CDS encoding YgaP family membrane protein: MRVNEGSIDRFLRVVIGIVLIALVFVGPKTPWGWVGIVPLVTGLAGFCPAYALFGIRTCKLPKP, from the coding sequence ATGCGCGTCAATGAAGGCAGCATCGATCGTTTTCTGCGGGTAGTGATAGGAATAGTGCTCATCGCCCTGGTATTTGTTGGGCCGAAGACCCCATGGGGCTGGGTGGGTATCGTGCCCCTGGTCACCGGCTTGGCGGGGTTTTGTCCAGCCTATGCCCTTTTTGGCATACGCACCTGCAAGTTGCCCAAACCCTGA
- a CDS encoding ubiquinol oxidase subunit II yields the protein MFINMKRSKTWPRLVLPPILLMLGGCSRSGLFLLKPEGLISHTFYHYFLLDVGIMLLIIIPTTLLALWAMWRYRKGGNGSYHPRWSHSYAIEAVVWGIPLVTVGVLSYLSVKAIYDVNPYNPEVITKAQRAAGGDPVEVDVIATDWRWLFIYPQQHIASVDELVVPVGTPVRFRLTSTSVVNDFIIPQLVGMIDVMPGMRTKQAMVADKAGTYVGYSADYSGAGLSWMHFQTKAVSPTQFTQWVAHAKSSPQRLTYAGFNRFARPYIAVGGDQQIFGHVQPGLFDHVVMEVMRGKVWPTPMAMTENMVNYMKKQRAEXKAGDY from the coding sequence GTGTTTATTAACATGAAACGCAGCAAAACATGGCCACGGCTGGTATTGCCGCCAATCCTACTCATGCTGGGGGGATGCTCGCGCAGCGGCCTCTTCCTGCTGAAGCCGGAAGGATTGATATCGCATACCTTTTACCACTACTTCTTGTTGGATGTGGGGATCATGTTGTTGATCATCATCCCCACCACGCTGTTGGCCCTATGGGCCATGTGGCGCTACCGAAAAGGCGGCAATGGCAGTTACCATCCGCGCTGGAGCCACTCCTACGCCATAGAGGCCGTGGTGTGGGGTATTCCGCTCGTAACAGTCGGCGTCTTGTCCTATCTGTCCGTCAAGGCCATCTATGACGTCAATCCATACAACCCAGAGGTCATCACCAAGGCGCAGCGGGCGGCTGGTGGAGACCCGGTCGAGGTGGATGTCATCGCCACGGACTGGCGCTGGCTATTCATATATCCGCAACAACACATCGCATCGGTCGATGAACTAGTAGTTCCCGTAGGGACTCCCGTGCGGTTTCGTCTGACGTCTACGTCTGTGGTTAACGACTTCATCATTCCACAACTGGTTGGCATGATCGATGTCATGCCCGGCATGCGCACGAAACAGGCGATGGTGGCCGACAAGGCAGGTACCTACGTGGGATATTCTGCGGATTATAGCGGCGCCGGGCTCTCGTGGATGCATTTTCAGACGAAAGCAGTAAGCCCGACCCAGTTCACGCAGTGGGTGGCACATGCGAAGAGCTCTCCGCAACGTCTCACGTACGCTGGATTTAATCGCTTTGCAAGGCCATATATCGCCGTTGGTGGAGACCAACAGATTTTTGGCCACGTACAGCCGGGCTTGTTTGACCACGTTGTGATGGAAGTCATGCGGGGGAAAGTGTGGCCAACACCGATGGCCATGACCGAAAACATGGTTAACTACATGAAAAAACAGCGCGCAGAGCANAAAGCGGGGGATTATTGA
- a CDS encoding WGR domain-containing protein, translating into MASPPRYELERWWVREWEKVLPEEGIFRFYRLALEQNLWGEWELTTSWGRIGRRPSRVLVRVLEDPAAAAPILENVERVRRKREYVPVQATG; encoded by the coding sequence GTGGCGTCCCCACCCCGTTACGAGCTGGAGCGCTGGTGGGTACGGGAGTGGGAGAAGGTACTGCCGGAGGAGGGGATATTCCGCTTCTACCGCCTGGCTCTGGAGCAGAACCTCTGGGGAGAGTGGGAGCTCACGACCAGCTGGGGGCGCATCGGTCGTCGTCCCAGCCGAGTGCTGGTCCGTGTCCTCGAGGATCCCGCTGCAGCTGCACCCATCCTGGAGAACGTGGAGCGGGTGCGGCGGAAAAGGGAGTATGTGCCGGTGCAGGCTACCGGATAA
- a CDS encoding cytochrome o ubiquinol oxidase, with protein sequence MTQHTQNPLAHPEVQLANGRAYLLSFIFSALLMTVGLWLAVSHAMSPFATVLSTSLLAGVAVITQGYLILHMDLSHAQIWHTVAMVLFLPLFVVTIGLTAWMFHGLYERTMIMTPAMSSMSHQ encoded by the coding sequence ATGACACAACACACGCAAAACCCGTTAGCGCACCCAGAAGTTCAATTGGCCAATGGCCGTGCGTACCTCTTGAGTTTCATATTCTCTGCACTCTTGATGACCGTAGGGCTCTGGCTGGCTGTTAGCCACGCTATGTCTCCTTTTGCCACCGTTCTCAGTACGTCGTTACTCGCAGGTGTTGCCGTGATCACCCAAGGATATCTGATCCTGCATATGGACCTATCGCATGCGCAGATATGGCATACCGTCGCCATGGTGCTTTTCCTCCCCTTGTTTGTCGTCACTATTGGTCTGACCGCCTGGATGTTCCACGGCCTGTACGAACGCACCATGATCATGACGCCTGCGATGTCCAGCATGTCCCACCAGTAG
- a CDS encoding MBL fold metallo-hydrolase — MIIDPSVGVLASAMSFLADRGMSLRYVLLTHLPEHELETILQKLRATGPRIVAHESTEYQGVDLRLRDNDVVYFGEETVRVLHTPGQMPCAVTYWWGDRLFTGETLLATGPGVCQQGGNIAQQWRSINDKLLTFPDEYLVFPGRESRKRRVACIAEFRSTLQRKSIRSGTPFQKAKLQDPPDPAGSDGNPTHTTSCSLVGA; from the coding sequence GTGATTATCGACCCATCCGTCGGTGTATTAGCATCCGCCATGTCATTTTTGGCAGATCGCGGAATGTCCTTGCGCTATGTGCTCCTCACGCACCTTCCAGAGCACGAACTGGAAACGATCCTACAAAAGCTCCGGGCCACGGGGCCACGAATCGTCGCTCACGAATCGACGGAATACCAAGGTGTAGACCTGCGCCTTCGAGATAATGACGTCGTCTATTTCGGGGAAGAGACGGTCCGGGTTCTTCATACCCCAGGGCAGATGCCCTGCGCTGTTACTTATTGGTGGGGCGATCGCCTGTTTACGGGAGAGACGCTGCTCGCCACCGGACCGGGTGTCTGCCAGCAGGGCGGTAACATTGCGCAACAATGGCGCAGCATTAACGATAAACTGCTCACCTTCCCCGATGAGTATCTCGTTTTCCCCGGCCGCGAGTCACGCAAACGGCGCGTGGCTTGTATCGCGGAGTTCCGCTCGACCTTACAAAGGAAATCTATCCGATCCGGGACTCCGTTCCAAAAAGCCAAACTGCAGGATCCTCCTGATCCAGCAGGATCCGACGGAAATCCAACACACACAACGAGCTGCAGCTTGGTCGGAGCGTGA
- a CDS encoding AbrB/MazE/SpoVT family DNA-binding domain-containing protein, with protein sequence MNHSYTVHIDRRGRMVLPSRLRRQLGIEQDQILILELQEEGGIRLLSQKQLAQGGRGLLRAMAPTTEKDRALSEELIAERRSAAARE encoded by the coding sequence ATGAACCACAGCTATACCGTACACATTGATCGGCGCGGTCGCATGGTCCTACCTTCCAGGCTCAGGCGGCAGCTGGGCATCGAGCAAGACCAGATCCTCATCCTCGAACTGCAGGAGGAGGGGGGCATCCGCCTATTAAGCCAAAAACAGTTGGCCCAAGGAGGGCGTGGCCTGTTGCGCGCCATGGCCCCAACGACAGAAAAGGACCGCGCTCTCTCGGAGGAGCTGATCGCCGAGCGACGTAGTGCGGCAGCACGTGAGTAA
- a CDS encoding cytochrome c oxidase subunit 3: protein MSATTTQKIDPKGVTLWERHYPGPDLISTRTFGFWLYMLTDAMVYAALFASLGVLSHVVNLAGGPPPAAIIDPVYAYGETITLFLSVLAYGYSMVALKSGSRGGVIGAMLVSMLLGVVFLGIAATDIGHLFSRGIIPETSGFLSIFFTILIYHALHILVGIVWMLVMIAQIARDGFTANVVYRLINLRLFWHFQAVIWVFVFTFVYLQGMVA from the coding sequence ATGAGTGCAACAACCACGCAAAAAATCGATCCCAAAGGTGTCACCTTGTGGGAACGTCATTATCCTGGTCCTGACCTGATCAGTACCAGGACCTTTGGGTTTTGGCTGTATATGTTGACGGATGCCATGGTTTATGCGGCACTGTTCGCATCCCTGGGAGTACTGAGTCATGTGGTCAATCTCGCTGGTGGTCCGCCCCCCGCTGCCATCATTGATCCGGTCTACGCCTATGGGGAAACCATAACGCTATTTCTCAGCGTGCTGGCGTATGGCTATTCCATGGTCGCGCTCAAAAGCGGCAGCCGCGGAGGCGTCATCGGAGCAATGCTTGTCTCGATGCTGTTGGGAGTCGTGTTCCTGGGCATCGCCGCAACAGATATAGGTCATCTGTTCTCTCGGGGAATTATCCCGGAAACCAGCGGTTTCTTGTCCATATTCTTTACCATACTGATATATCACGCGCTGCATATTCTGGTTGGCATCGTCTGGATGTTGGTAATGATCGCGCAGATCGCCAGAGATGGGTTTACTGCCAACGTGGTTTATCGTCTGATCAATCTTCGTCTGTTCTGGCACTTTCAGGCGGTGATTTGGGTATTTGTCTTCACGTTTGTCTATTTACAGGGGATGGTGGCATGA
- a CDS encoding cbb3-type cytochrome c oxidase subunit I, whose translation MLVHLQGPWTPLLGRLTLQQIPYQNPILLGTFIFVAILGVIILVATTRYGKWGYVWREWLTTVDHKKIGIMYCLVGLVMLFRGFIDALMIRTQQAIAVGPKSPGFLGAVHGYLTPFHVGQIFTAHGLIMIVFAATPLLVGIMNIIVPLQIGARDMAYPYLNALGLWLTTAGAALVMLSLFIGNFAHGGWYGFVPYFELPYSPGVGVDYWLWAFQLSVLGTTLGSINLIATIVKMRAPGMTWMRMPIFTWASLSANLIALTSFPVLMVALALLGMDRYLGTHFYTAGMGGNLMLYNDLFWVWGHPEVYFLILPAFGMMSEIIPTFSEKTLFGYATMVIASFAIGGVSWGVWLHHFFTMAAAPSVNSFYSVSTMLVGIPTGVKVFNWIFTMYRGRVRYELPMMWALLALFLLLVGGMTGMMNAFASSDYMWHNGVFVVAHFHMMVLLIAASVFGAVEYWFPKVFGFKLEQKWGKWFFWFMVLGTGWVFVPMFILGIAGMTRRLDYIPYTQWAPYLHVMLVGMAFYVVAVGFFVAHLYVSLRDREKNRVGADAWGTTRNLEWMTHSPVPAYNFAFIPHVNARDEWAWRKEHGLAELHAGDYEDIHMPKNTGVPLFLGIFSMGLAFALVWRIWWLALLCLALIVALIIIRSFDRDTDTTIPAQEVDRVERAARDGVTENGPASDLLGDPVVATSSIRSESGGMGGKSSAAQPAWAPMDR comes from the coding sequence ATGCTAGTACATTTGCAGGGACCGTGGACACCGCTTCTAGGTCGACTGACACTCCAGCAAATACCTTACCAGAACCCAATTCTTCTTGGGACATTTATCTTTGTCGCCATTCTGGGTGTCATCATCTTGGTGGCGACCACTCGCTATGGCAAATGGGGATATGTCTGGCGGGAGTGGTTAACAACTGTTGACCACAAGAAGATTGGAATTATGTACTGCCTAGTTGGTCTCGTGATGCTGTTTCGCGGATTCATCGATGCCTTGATGATACGTACTCAGCAGGCCATTGCGGTTGGTCCAAAATCACCTGGATTCCTTGGCGCGGTACATGGTTACCTGACCCCTTTTCATGTTGGGCAAATATTTACCGCCCATGGCTTGATCATGATAGTATTCGCTGCCACACCCTTGTTGGTAGGCATCATGAATATTATCGTGCCTCTACAGATAGGGGCTCGGGATATGGCGTACCCCTATCTCAACGCTTTGGGATTGTGGCTCACCACCGCTGGAGCGGCGCTAGTCATGCTATCGCTCTTTATTGGGAACTTCGCACACGGCGGTTGGTACGGATTCGTTCCTTATTTTGAACTGCCCTACAGTCCCGGTGTCGGCGTCGATTATTGGCTGTGGGCCTTTCAGCTGAGCGTTCTGGGAACCACCCTGGGCAGTATCAATCTGATTGCGACCATCGTGAAAATGCGCGCTCCGGGTATGACCTGGATGCGCATGCCTATCTTCACCTGGGCCTCTCTGAGCGCCAATCTCATCGCATTAACCTCATTCCCAGTGCTTATGGTAGCGTTGGCGTTGCTTGGCATGGACCGCTATCTCGGCACGCACTTTTACACGGCCGGGATGGGCGGTAACCTAATGCTCTATAACGACCTATTCTGGGTTTGGGGGCACCCTGAAGTCTATTTTCTGATTCTCCCCGCCTTTGGCATGATGTCGGAGATTATTCCAACCTTTTCGGAAAAAACGCTCTTTGGTTACGCCACCATGGTCATCGCCTCGTTTGCCATCGGCGGGGTTTCTTGGGGGGTGTGGCTACACCACTTTTTCACCATGGCCGCGGCTCCTAGCGTCAACAGTTTCTATAGTGTAAGCACTATGCTCGTGGGTATACCAACCGGCGTCAAAGTGTTCAATTGGATTTTCACAATGTATAGAGGGCGCGTCCGCTACGAATTGCCCATGATGTGGGCACTACTTGCCTTGTTCCTGCTATTGGTTGGGGGCATGACGGGAATGATGAACGCCTTTGCCAGCAGCGATTATATGTGGCACAACGGAGTCTTCGTCGTCGCCCATTTCCACATGATGGTTCTGCTGATCGCTGCTAGCGTGTTTGGCGCGGTCGAGTATTGGTTCCCCAAGGTATTCGGATTTAAGCTCGAACAAAAGTGGGGAAAGTGGTTCTTCTGGTTTATGGTTCTTGGTACCGGCTGGGTGTTCGTGCCCATGTTTATCCTCGGGATAGCCGGCATGACCCGTCGCCTGGACTACATCCCTTACACCCAATGGGCTCCCTACCTCCACGTTATGCTCGTTGGTATGGCGTTTTATGTGGTTGCCGTGGGATTCTTTGTGGCCCACCTGTATGTCAGCCTTCGGGATCGGGAAAAGAACCGGGTTGGGGCGGATGCCTGGGGAACCACCCGGAACCTCGAATGGATGACCCACTCTCCGGTTCCCGCCTATAACTTTGCCTTTATTCCCCATGTCAACGCTAGAGACGAATGGGCATGGCGCAAAGAGCATGGATTGGCGGAACTGCACGCGGGAGATTACGAAGATATCCATATGCCCAAGAATACTGGGGTCCCGTTGTTCCTTGGGATATTTTCCATGGGTCTTGCCTTTGCGCTCGTGTGGCGTATCTGGTGGCTGGCGTTGCTGTGCTTGGCACTTATAGTCGCGTTGATCATTATCCGCTCTTTCGACCGCGACACCGATACCACGATCCCCGCTCAAGAGGTAGATCGTGTTGAACGCGCTGCCCGGGATGGAGTAACGGAAAACGGCCCGGCTTCCGACCTCCTGGGGGATCCTGTCGTGGCTACATCATCCATTCGCTCAGAATCGGGCGGTATGGGGGGCAAATCGTCGGCTGCACAGCCAGCGTGGGCGCCCATGGATCGCTAA
- a CDS encoding recombinase family protein, whose protein sequence is MALIGYARVSTADQDTALQADALKKAGCTRIFEDTASGAKSDRPGLAAALAYLRDGDVLVVWRLDRLGRSLPHLIETIATLEAQGVGFRSLTEHIDTTTPGGRLIFHVFGALGQFERDLIRERTRAGLTAAAARGRKGGRKPVMTPEKLQRAREYLATGLNVREAAARIKVSKTSLYAALQAARAVDS, encoded by the coding sequence GTGGCGCTGATCGGCTACGCGCGGGTATCGACCGCGGACCAGGATACCGCCTTGCAGGCCGACGCCCTGAAGAAAGCAGGCTGCACGCGGATTTTCGAGGATACGGCCTCTGGCGCCAAATCGGACCGCCCGGGTCTCGCTGCGGCACTGGCCTATCTGCGCGATGGCGACGTGCTGGTCGTCTGGCGACTGGATCGGCTTGGACGTTCGTTACCGCATCTGATCGAGACCATTGCCACACTGGAAGCCCAGGGTGTTGGTTTCCGGTCCCTCACCGAACACATCGATACCACCACCCCTGGGGGTCGACTCATCTTCCACGTCTTTGGGGCACTGGGTCAGTTTGAGCGGGATCTGATCCGGGAGCGTACCAGGGCTGGCCTGACGGCGGCGGCCGCGCGGGGGCGGAAAGGGGGACGCAAGCCCGTGATGACGCCCGAGAAGCTGCAAAGGGCGCGGGAGTACCTCGCCACCGGACTGAACGTGCGGGAAGCCGCGGCCAGGATCAAGGTGAGCAAGACCTCCCTCTATGCGGCCTTGCAGGCCGCAAGGGCAGTGGACTCCTGA
- a CDS encoding cytochrome C oxidase assembly protein, whose amino-acid sequence MSSMTGKSAGPPLPHAVEGERTGEVRAIGRLIVAFLLAATLAGLWEGATRHQGGGLVNGLKASEVGFAMILILLGSVVEGFGYGLSLGTRWPYTRNIAVLMLRGDPEATHRLVATLVGLVALALAILSPGITTITGLLLVVITALFGMGTLYVLAGRAPAFVHGTHGLLAYGVFLTYLVGLVYPGVDFWTYFGAMGALHALLLAVFLGGMTTGQRGFGQTIGPFVQPQKASQWTVAAHVGAALLLVATLGWLMPAYPIAFYLAVGQVAVGFLLFHAVNLKPKDPGVIVAFHQSMVLLMSLAIVLQWH is encoded by the coding sequence ATGTCTAGTATGACAGGAAAGTCTGCTGGCCCTCCTCTCCCCCATGCGGTAGAGGGAGAGAGGACCGGAGAGGTTCGGGCTATCGGTAGACTCATCGTTGCCTTTTTATTGGCGGCCACGCTGGCGGGGCTGTGGGAGGGGGCTACCCGCCATCAGGGAGGGGGACTGGTGAATGGCCTCAAGGCCAGCGAAGTCGGGTTCGCCATGATCCTGATCCTGCTGGGGAGTGTCGTCGAAGGCTTCGGCTATGGGTTGTCCTTGGGCACTCGCTGGCCCTATACCCGAAACATCGCAGTACTGATGCTGCGCGGGGATCCCGAAGCCACCCACCGGCTGGTGGCCACGTTGGTGGGGCTGGTGGCCTTGGCGCTGGCGATCCTTTCGCCTGGCATCACCACCATCACGGGCCTGTTGTTGGTCGTCATCACGGCGCTTTTCGGCATGGGGACGCTCTACGTCCTCGCTGGACGGGCCCCCGCCTTCGTCCATGGCACCCACGGGCTGTTGGCTTACGGCGTCTTTCTCACCTACCTAGTGGGGCTGGTCTACCCTGGAGTCGACTTCTGGACCTATTTCGGTGCCATGGGCGCCCTGCATGCGCTGCTGCTCGCCGTTTTCCTGGGTGGCATGACCACGGGACAACGCGGCTTCGGCCAAACCATCGGACCATTCGTGCAACCGCAGAAGGCCTCCCAGTGGACCGTCGCCGCCCATGTCGGCGCCGCCCTGCTGTTGGTGGCCACCCTGGGCTGGCTGATGCCCGCCTACCCCATCGCCTTTTACCTGGCCGTGGGGCAAGTGGCTGTCGGCTTCCTGCTCTTTCACGCGGTCAACCTCAAACCCAAGGACCCCGGTGTGATAGTGGCCTTTCACCAGTCCATGGTTCTGCTCATGAGCCTAGCCATCGTTCTGCAATGGCACTAA
- a CDS encoding type II toxin-antitoxin system VapC family toxin: MVLDASALLAYLYEEPGADAVEHALSFGSSISAVNWAEVLSKAADIGIAPERLVSELRERGVLNNALKIFPLIAEDGLEIARLRPLTQNLGLSLGDRACLALGKRLKLPVMTADRVWSAVPGMEIKLIR, from the coding sequence ATGGTTCTTGATGCCTCGGCTCTTTTGGCTTACCTGTACGAAGAGCCAGGCGCGGACGCTGTCGAACACGCTCTTAGCTTTGGCAGCAGTATCAGTGCGGTGAACTGGGCAGAGGTGCTGTCAAAGGCTGCTGATATCGGCATTGCCCCAGAACGTCTTGTTTCGGAACTTCGGGAGCGCGGAGTACTCAACAACGCACTCAAGATTTTCCCACTGATTGCCGAGGACGGTCTGGAGATAGCACGGCTTCGCCCCTTGACCCAGAACCTAGGACTGTCCTTGGGCGATCGGGCCTGTTTAGCCCTCGGCAAACGTTTAAAACTTCCCGTAATGACGGCAGATCGGGTTTGGAGCGCCGTACCAGGGATGGAAATAAAACTTATCCGGTAG